From Crateriforma spongiae, a single genomic window includes:
- a CDS encoding glycosyltransferase family 2 protein codes for MAKSISTADITFCIKTIHRPWSCHRLVQSLRDHIVDPTIVVVDDGRPELRFSAKYPETAKHCTVINLDRHDVGVGVGRNAAIDAAQTEYIFLLDDDHVVTADFHIDRVCEYFTTNELDILAVRQGGGGRPTMLSPLMNGKRIWMHRGEKKRVGTVAWCDMVSNAFLARKETIATLRWDEALKTYEHWEFFYRASHLANLQIAVATDCSVVHAHVAGTGYRDLRGRAKFRAMGLRKHGFHSLRYPGGQIVRA; via the coding sequence ATGGCAAAAAGTATTTCAACGGCAGACATCACGTTCTGCATCAAGACGATTCACCGGCCTTGGTCGTGCCATCGGCTGGTCCAGTCGCTGCGCGATCATATCGTCGACCCAACGATCGTCGTCGTCGACGATGGTCGCCCAGAGCTTCGCTTCAGTGCGAAGTATCCCGAAACCGCCAAGCATTGCACGGTCATCAACCTGGATCGGCACGATGTGGGCGTCGGAGTCGGACGCAATGCGGCGATCGATGCTGCGCAGACCGAGTACATCTTTCTGCTCGACGACGATCACGTCGTTACGGCGGATTTTCACATCGACCGCGTTTGCGAGTACTTCACGACGAACGAACTCGACATTCTCGCCGTCCGACAAGGTGGAGGCGGTCGACCCACGATGCTTTCGCCGCTGATGAACGGCAAACGCATCTGGATGCACCGCGGCGAAAAGAAGCGTGTTGGCACTGTTGCCTGGTGCGACATGGTCAGCAACGCATTCCTCGCTCGCAAGGAAACGATCGCTACGCTCCGTTGGGATGAAGCCCTGAAGACCTACGAGCACTGGGAGTTCTTCTACCGAGCGAGTCACCTCGCCAATCTGCAAATCGCGGTCGCCACCGATTGCTCCGTCGTCCACGCCCATGTCGCCGGCACTGGCTATCGTGACCTGCGGGGCAGAGCCAAGTTCCGTGCGATGGGCCTTCGCAAACACGGTTTCCATTCATTGCGATATCCAGGAGGTCAAATCGTCCGTGCGTAA
- a CDS encoding glycosyltransferase family 25 protein, with protein sequence MNLDRRDDRLRDWMRQLPDPWPFPEPERFAAIDGRRVATPPQWRAGNGAWGCYRSHLLILEKCLLEHIDSYVVFEDDAGFGDDFCERLQQFTAELPADWGMAYLGGQHLYAGKNPPHKVSEHVYRPYNVNRTHAFMVRGREAMKTLYRHLTWNDWHTKHHIDHHLGRLIQRRYQALVQGKNIQKESIAVYTPDRWLVGQLPTKSNICGRKWSQTRFFNDAKNADHSDAPFFAVLGPHRAGTSCVAMVMHHLGVHMGNQLGGYEATGGGEAVGLAQLCEKVMRFPATDPNVSDDQLTQMLKSWIVSRKSEANRDKTVAGAKYPHLCRFVNHLHAGLADSLRIISVERDIEASIRSLQNRSEKHRGQWFAANDEDCEVLQRSLRDHRDNFIADHPDVPVFKIEFAELVTYPEEVIGNLIEFLGITPTPDEIQSAIEHVNPDLRKFG encoded by the coding sequence ATGAACCTCGATCGACGCGATGATCGGCTGCGTGACTGGATGCGGCAGCTTCCCGATCCGTGGCCTTTCCCCGAACCCGAACGATTTGCCGCGATCGACGGCCGGCGCGTGGCCACGCCCCCGCAGTGGCGGGCTGGGAACGGAGCGTGGGGGTGCTACCGATCTCACTTACTGATTCTCGAAAAGTGTTTGCTCGAACACATCGACTCGTATGTCGTCTTTGAAGACGACGCCGGTTTCGGCGATGACTTTTGCGAACGACTGCAGCAGTTCACTGCGGAATTGCCGGCTGACTGGGGCATGGCGTATCTCGGCGGCCAACATTTATACGCCGGCAAGAACCCGCCGCACAAGGTCAGCGAACACGTCTACCGACCTTACAACGTGAATCGCACGCACGCGTTTATGGTGCGAGGACGCGAGGCGATGAAAACACTCTATCGCCATTTGACTTGGAACGACTGGCACACCAAACATCACATCGACCACCACCTCGGTCGTTTGATCCAGCGACGCTACCAAGCACTCGTGCAAGGTAAGAACATCCAAAAGGAATCTATCGCGGTTTACACGCCCGATCGCTGGCTCGTTGGACAACTACCGACCAAATCAAACATCTGCGGACGGAAGTGGAGTCAAACTCGGTTCTTCAATGACGCCAAGAACGCTGACCATTCGGACGCACCGTTCTTTGCGGTGCTTGGACCGCACCGCGCCGGCACGTCGTGTGTCGCAATGGTGATGCATCACCTGGGCGTTCACATGGGTAACCAACTCGGTGGCTACGAGGCGACCGGAGGCGGCGAGGCAGTTGGGCTGGCACAGCTTTGTGAAAAGGTGATGCGTTTCCCGGCGACGGACCCGAATGTTAGCGACGACCAACTGACTCAAATGCTCAAGTCGTGGATCGTCAGTCGCAAATCGGAAGCCAATCGCGACAAGACAGTCGCCGGCGCGAAGTATCCGCATCTATGTCGCTTCGTGAATCACCTTCACGCCGGGCTGGCCGATTCACTGCGAATCATCTCCGTCGAACGAGACATCGAAGCGTCCATTCGTTCGCTGCAGAATCGTAGCGAGAAACATCGTGGCCAATGGTTCGCGGCGAACGACGAGGACTGTGAGGTACTTCAACGCAGTCTCCGCGACCACCGAGACAACTTCATCGCAGACCATCCCGACGTGCCGGTGTTCAAGATCGAGTTTGCCGAGTTGGTGACGTATCCCGAGGAAGTGATTGGCAATCTGATCGAGTTTCTCGGCATCACGCCGACTCCGGATGAAATCCAGTCTGCGATCGAACACGTCAATCCAGATCTCCGGAAGTTTGGGTAA
- a CDS encoding DUF2190 family protein yields the protein MQAQFIHDGKQVDFTPDVDVPVGSIVIQGDLVGITKRDLKADVLGSIAVEGVFDMPKDPADAETYTAGQKIYATTDGIVTEVPDGSVLLGKVIADAAPTDNFVRVRLSQ from the coding sequence ATGCAAGCTCAATTCATTCACGACGGAAAACAAGTCGACTTTACACCCGATGTCGATGTCCCTGTTGGATCAATCGTCATTCAAGGTGATTTGGTAGGCATCACCAAACGTGATCTGAAAGCCGATGTGCTCGGCTCGATCGCTGTGGAAGGCGTGTTCGACATGCCCAAGGACCCGGCTGATGCGGAGACCTACACCGCTGGACAAAAGATTTACGCAACCACCGACGGCATCGTCACTGAAGTGCCCGATGGATCGGTGTTGCTCGGCAAGGTCATTGCTGACGCCGCGCCGACCGACAACTTCGTTCGCGTTCGCCTGAGCCAGTGA
- a CDS encoding DUF2190 family protein yields the protein MSNPIIAPVGAIYVHDGVTVPIVTDVEIPAGNVVVLGKLVGVAKFGICANSRGSITVAGVFDVVKDPTTNIPAGTILYWSKISHHVIKNAYAHSMIGIAVEDAPPSSLTVKVKLLQ from the coding sequence GTGAGCAACCCCATCATCGCACCCGTCGGGGCGATCTACGTCCACGACGGCGTGACGGTCCCGATCGTCACCGACGTTGAGATTCCGGCCGGCAATGTCGTTGTCCTTGGCAAGCTGGTCGGCGTCGCCAAGTTCGGCATCTGTGCCAACTCTCGCGGCAGCATCACCGTTGCTGGCGTATTCGATGTGGTCAAAGACCCGACAACCAACATTCCCGCCGGCACCATTCTTTACTGGTCCAAGATCAGTCACCACGTCATCAAAAACGCTTACGCACACTCGATGATCGGCATCGCGGTTGAAGACGCGCCACCGAGTTCACTGACCGTCAAAGTGAAACTGCTTCAGTAA
- a CDS encoding heavy metal translocating P-type ATPase: MDHDKKHETSLPVADPSTQIDPVCGMTVSADSPRSAEVGGKNYVFCSDGCLKKFQDDPAGVLAKRSQKEASGGSSCCGGGAAVQIEETSDTSSCCSGHSSTKASDAPADPTAIYTCPMHPEIEQVGPGDCPICGMDLEPKVVSLDEEGEDKQYADMKRRFWVGVALSVPLLVIAMGPMVGLRVADWMSQTVFGWVQLALATPVVFWCGWPLLVRGAKSFRTMNLNMFSLIAVGTLAAYLFSLVVVLLPGVIPEAFFENGAPPLYFEAAAVIITLVLLGQVLELRARQQTGGAIRELMKLAPDTAHRITDDGEEDVSLDSVHKGDRLRVRPGEKVPVDGKVLSGSSSVDESMLTGEPMPVKKVEGDEITGGTLNQTGALVMEAVGVGGDTVLNRIVQMVAEAQRSRAPIQKLVDVVARYFVPAVIVCSILAFVGWAVFGPEPQLAHAFVAAVAVLIIACPCALGLATPMSVMVGVGRGAKEGVLIKNAEVLEVMEKVDTIVVDKTGTLTQGRPEVTGVETFADWNENDVLTLASAVEAQSEHPLAQAVVRRAKADELQLVEASEFNSITGGGVRARVDDHDVLIGKADLLDEQGIEGVDAGRDKAGSHQAEGATVVFVAIDNKLAAILAITDPIKQSTPAALKTLHELGLRVVMLTGDAEPTAKAVASKLGIDEFHAGVSPEEKHDFVRKLKQEGKTVAMCGDGINDAPALAEANVGIAMGTGTGVAIESAGVTLVGGDLRGVAAAANLSRKTMSNIRQNLFFAFIYNTLGIPVAAGLLYPIFGVLLSPMIAAAAMSFSSVSVIANALRLRAAKLT; this comes from the coding sequence ATGGACCACGACAAGAAACACGAGACGTCCTTGCCGGTCGCCGATCCGTCAACGCAGATCGACCCGGTTTGTGGAATGACCGTTTCGGCGGATAGTCCACGATCGGCTGAGGTTGGTGGCAAGAACTACGTTTTTTGCAGCGACGGATGCTTGAAAAAGTTCCAAGATGATCCTGCAGGCGTGCTGGCAAAGCGATCACAGAAAGAGGCATCAGGCGGTTCGTCTTGTTGCGGTGGCGGCGCAGCGGTACAGATCGAGGAAACCTCGGACACGTCTTCGTGCTGCAGTGGTCACTCATCGACCAAGGCGAGCGATGCGCCCGCAGACCCGACGGCGATCTACACCTGCCCTATGCACCCTGAAATCGAGCAGGTCGGCCCCGGCGACTGCCCGATTTGTGGGATGGACTTGGAGCCGAAGGTCGTCTCGTTGGATGAAGAGGGTGAAGATAAACAATACGCCGACATGAAACGTCGCTTTTGGGTTGGCGTTGCGTTATCGGTGCCATTGCTCGTGATCGCGATGGGGCCGATGGTCGGATTGCGGGTCGCGGATTGGATGAGCCAGACGGTGTTTGGCTGGGTGCAGTTAGCTCTGGCGACGCCAGTTGTGTTCTGGTGCGGATGGCCCTTGTTGGTTCGCGGAGCCAAGTCGTTTCGCACGATGAACTTGAACATGTTCTCGTTGATCGCCGTGGGAACATTGGCGGCGTATCTGTTCAGTTTAGTTGTCGTGCTGCTTCCTGGTGTGATTCCAGAAGCCTTCTTCGAGAACGGTGCTCCACCTCTCTATTTTGAAGCGGCGGCAGTGATCATCACCTTGGTGTTGCTCGGGCAGGTATTGGAACTGCGAGCACGACAGCAGACGGGCGGAGCGATTCGGGAACTCATGAAGCTTGCTCCCGATACGGCACACCGAATCACGGACGATGGCGAGGAAGATGTCTCGCTCGATTCGGTCCACAAGGGCGATCGGCTGCGAGTTCGTCCTGGCGAGAAAGTTCCGGTCGATGGGAAAGTTCTTAGCGGGTCGAGCAGCGTCGATGAGTCAATGTTGACGGGCGAGCCGATGCCGGTGAAGAAGGTAGAAGGTGACGAAATCACGGGCGGAACTTTGAATCAGACCGGTGCGCTCGTGATGGAAGCCGTCGGTGTTGGCGGCGACACGGTCCTGAACCGAATCGTGCAAATGGTTGCCGAGGCTCAGCGAAGTCGCGCCCCGATTCAGAAACTGGTCGATGTGGTCGCGCGATACTTTGTGCCGGCAGTGATCGTTTGTTCGATTCTCGCGTTCGTCGGCTGGGCGGTGTTTGGTCCAGAGCCGCAACTGGCTCATGCGTTCGTAGCGGCCGTTGCGGTGTTGATCATCGCTTGCCCTTGTGCGTTGGGACTGGCGACGCCGATGTCCGTGATGGTGGGTGTCGGCCGAGGAGCGAAGGAAGGCGTGCTGATCAAGAACGCTGAAGTTCTTGAAGTCATGGAGAAGGTTGACACGATTGTTGTCGACAAGACAGGCACACTGACGCAGGGACGACCGGAAGTGACGGGTGTCGAGACGTTTGCTGACTGGAATGAGAACGATGTATTGACGTTAGCTTCTGCTGTCGAAGCACAGAGCGAGCATCCGTTGGCTCAGGCGGTCGTTCGCCGAGCGAAGGCGGATGAGTTGCAGCTTGTGGAGGCGAGTGAATTCAATAGTATCACCGGTGGTGGCGTTCGCGCTCGCGTCGATGATCATGATGTGTTGATTGGCAAGGCTGACTTGTTGGACGAACAAGGCATCGAGGGCGTCGATGCGGGGCGAGACAAAGCGGGATCGCATCAGGCCGAAGGTGCGACGGTTGTGTTCGTGGCGATCGACAACAAACTGGCGGCAATTCTCGCCATAACTGACCCGATCAAGCAAAGCACGCCTGCAGCGCTAAAGACGTTGCATGAACTGGGGTTGAGAGTGGTGATGTTGACCGGCGATGCCGAACCGACCGCGAAAGCCGTCGCGTCGAAACTGGGCATCGACGAATTTCATGCTGGGGTTTCGCCCGAGGAAAAGCATGATTTCGTTCGCAAGCTAAAGCAGGAAGGCAAGACAGTTGCGATGTGTGGCGATGGGATCAACGACGCTCCTGCACTTGCCGAAGCGAACGTTGGCATCGCGATGGGCACCGGGACGGGGGTTGCGATTGAGTCAGCTGGTGTCACGCTCGTCGGTGGCGATCTTCGCGGTGTGGCTGCGGCGGCGAACTTGAGCCGCAAAACGATGAGCAACATTCGTCAGAACTTGTTTTTCGCTTTCATCTACAACACCCTGGGAATTCCGGTCGCAGCTGGGTTGCTGTATCCGATCTTCGGCGTGTTGCTCAGCCCCATGATTGCAGCGGCAGCGATGAGTTTTAGCAGTGTGTCCGTGATCGCGAATGCGTTGAGATTGCGTGCCGCTAAACTCACCTAA
- a CDS encoding radical SAM protein — MQRHNLPALEYHLAHGCNLSCQQCSHYSDHHLPGAMPTIEQADADYQKWSHRLKPTRFALLGGEPLLNPAILEHIKLARQHWDSDLMLVSNGFFLHQFPELPKVLVETNCRLEVSQHGIHDEYVKRFRDVKHLVWRWREQFPGIRIKIRQSHRGWMRQYKVTNGKPMPFNSKPNAAFKVCMQKTCTQLYEGKLWKCPALAYFAKLESKLRLHDLSQWQLFRDYQACSATATDEELQTFIETKSIPQCGLCPSKRTAFFHPDPLQRSALQ; from the coding sequence ATGCAACGCCACAACTTGCCGGCACTTGAGTATCACTTGGCCCACGGTTGCAATCTGTCCTGCCAGCAATGCAGCCACTACAGCGACCATCATTTGCCCGGCGCGATGCCCACGATCGAGCAAGCCGATGCCGACTACCAGAAATGGTCGCATCGGCTGAAGCCGACTCGGTTCGCGTTGCTCGGCGGCGAGCCTCTATTGAATCCCGCCATTTTGGAACACATCAAGCTCGCTAGGCAGCATTGGGACAGCGACTTGATGTTGGTATCCAACGGGTTCTTCCTGCATCAGTTTCCCGAACTGCCGAAAGTGCTCGTGGAAACGAACTGTCGACTCGAAGTCAGCCAGCACGGAATACACGATGAATATGTCAAACGATTCCGCGACGTCAAACACCTCGTTTGGCGCTGGCGAGAACAGTTCCCCGGCATTCGCATCAAGATACGACAATCGCACCGCGGCTGGATGCGTCAATACAAGGTGACGAATGGCAAGCCAATGCCGTTCAACTCCAAGCCCAACGCCGCGTTCAAAGTCTGCATGCAAAAAACTTGCACGCAGCTCTACGAGGGCAAGCTTTGGAAATGTCCTGCGCTCGCCTACTTCGCCAAGCTCGAATCCAAACTGCGCCTTCACGATCTGTCTCAGTGGCAACTCTTCCGCGACTACCAAGCGTGTTCAGCAACTGCCACGGATGAAGAACTGCAAACCTTCATCGAAACCAAATCCATTCCGCAGTGCGGCTTGTGCCCCAGCAAACGCACCGCATTCTTCCATCCCGATCCTCTGCAACGGAGTGCCCTGCAATGA
- a CDS encoding glycosyltransferase: MRNQATFCIKTIHRPHCCAELVRSIYDHYGDHRPLIHVLDDGKPELRFSAVCPDEAAMVDRLIETKYDIGLSAGRNRLLNSGDTPVVVFADDDHLVTNQTRLPELIATLNKHHDLDLLAALSNNDERPRMLRVDGRTLRIAFGSYRQRRSIRWCHYVGNCFVAYRDILQAIRWDESLKVEEHWDFFWRAKIAGMNVAVDLNHSFKHEHVDPPGYQRRRPEFLKAGLDKHGLEKVIWK, encoded by the coding sequence GTGCGTAATCAAGCCACTTTCTGCATCAAGACGATCCATCGCCCGCATTGCTGTGCGGAGCTCGTTCGCAGCATCTACGACCACTATGGTGATCACCGTCCGCTGATCCACGTCCTCGATGACGGTAAACCGGAACTGCGATTCTCGGCCGTTTGTCCAGACGAAGCTGCCATGGTCGATCGACTGATCGAGACCAAATACGACATCGGCCTTTCCGCCGGTCGCAACAGATTGCTCAATTCTGGCGACACGCCGGTCGTTGTCTTCGCCGATGACGATCATCTCGTGACGAATCAAACGCGATTGCCAGAGCTGATCGCGACGCTCAATAAACATCACGATCTCGATCTACTGGCGGCGCTCAGCAACAACGACGAACGTCCTCGCATGTTGCGTGTCGACGGCAGAACGCTGCGGATTGCCTTCGGCAGCTACCGACAGCGGCGTTCGATTCGCTGGTGCCATTACGTCGGCAACTGCTTTGTCGCCTATCGCGACATCCTGCAAGCGATCCGCTGGGACGAGTCACTCAAGGTCGAAGAGCACTGGGACTTCTTTTGGCGAGCAAAGATCGCCGGCATGAACGTCGCAGTCGATCTAAATCACTCGTTCAAACATGAGCACGTTGACCCGCCCGGCTATCAACGACGGCGACCGGAGTTCCTGAAGGCCGGATTGGACAAACACGGATTGGAGAAAGTCATATGGAAATGA
- a CDS encoding phage tail tape measure protein, with protein MLTKDSAFVKGLRSAQKRLESFGASTRLLGTKLMGLGAAAATPLAGSVAIFSNFDDAMRGVAAITQATGSQLESLRNTAKKLGATTSYSASEVASLMTELGRAGFKPEQIEKMTAAVMNMARATGTDATQASGIMAATIRQFGMEAGEATRVADGLTAAANKSFNTVESLGEALSYAGPVAADANMSLEETLAILGTLGNMGIQGSSAGNAMRRLLTISAAESEKFKTTFGVTTKDAKGNARSLVDILGEVAAATEKMGTAEKAEKLNEVFGLLGITAASSIGKSVADTRELYSELQKAGGIAGKTAEEMEGGLGGAFRILKSSIEGVAIAIGESLEGSVTTMVQAFSRAASGVIEWINKNQKIVKIAAASAIAIFTIGAALFALGSFAAVASFAVGGLATIFSFIGGAIGVIVSAVGMLFTPLGLVVAAVAALGGYFLYSTGIAGQAVEYLKGLFETLKADTLAAFGAIANALAAGDITAATDVLWTYLKLQWVKGTSYIKGIWADFTQYISDVWADSAYAIGDVLIGALSGLAGVWNSTLGFMADGWTILTSAVQKGWNNTIGFLKKGFLKLHELVDIAGDVSVQIGGVLINALAGVENAWVETVDYLADTWTVFVGQVKSMWNSTVGFLKKAWIKLKGLFDDDINVDVEMAKIDADTRAADSAEERQRQQAIIERQRRRSKRKEQIEANRVEMQKGIAAQLEARRKAREGQDIDADMRAIDDETDAKNAVVDQSKEQQLRENDAAQNNRQQIIDDTTVGVQRTLDQMRAEAKAAREAGRPTLEDRNKERDDQIATAQAEFDAAVQRANNATAPSDAEPKPDEAAPPEPPVAPPKIPEPGSVDIPKVDLPGIDDPELQPPNAKDLRLDLNPNAQAAMDQFADGPETDRTEVAGNFDARGLGLGSGASTIPQRAPEPLKKLEPIAAENDFVEVIVAPQLRLEPEQADDPIVSGEQDNKVIAENPVDVPFDLPEPMNQSEPTDLESSPTLDVAAITEAFASVGRSLAAFDSAITNSTSQLQLPATSGGEFSEDMKRAIIQTAENTRRLVERSQSGGLVFS; from the coding sequence TTGCTGACCAAGGATTCAGCATTCGTCAAAGGTCTTCGATCCGCTCAAAAGCGATTGGAATCATTCGGTGCGTCAACGCGGTTGCTCGGCACCAAACTGATGGGACTCGGCGCGGCTGCCGCAACACCATTGGCCGGTAGCGTCGCAATCTTCTCCAACTTCGACGATGCCATGCGAGGCGTCGCCGCGATCACACAAGCGACTGGATCGCAGCTTGAATCGCTTCGCAATACGGCAAAGAAGCTCGGAGCAACCACCAGTTACTCTGCCAGCGAAGTCGCCTCGCTGATGACCGAACTCGGTCGCGCCGGATTCAAGCCGGAGCAGATCGAGAAGATGACGGCGGCCGTGATGAACATGGCCCGTGCGACGGGAACTGATGCGACGCAGGCGTCCGGCATCATGGCAGCGACGATTCGTCAGTTCGGAATGGAAGCCGGCGAAGCAACGCGGGTTGCGGATGGCCTGACCGCCGCGGCGAACAAGTCGTTCAACACGGTGGAATCTCTTGGCGAGGCTTTGTCCTATGCCGGCCCCGTCGCTGCCGATGCGAACATGAGTCTCGAAGAGACACTCGCGATCCTCGGTACGCTCGGCAATATGGGTATCCAGGGTTCATCGGCCGGTAATGCGATGCGTCGTTTGCTGACGATCAGTGCCGCCGAATCGGAGAAATTCAAAACCACATTTGGCGTCACGACCAAGGATGCGAAAGGCAATGCCCGATCACTCGTCGACATTCTCGGCGAAGTCGCTGCTGCAACCGAGAAGATGGGAACGGCCGAAAAGGCTGAGAAACTGAACGAGGTGTTCGGGCTGCTGGGCATCACCGCTGCCAGTTCGATTGGAAAGAGCGTGGCCGATACCCGCGAGTTGTATTCCGAGCTGCAAAAGGCTGGCGGGATCGCAGGCAAGACTGCTGAGGAAATGGAAGGCGGACTCGGCGGAGCGTTCCGAATCCTGAAGTCTTCCATCGAGGGCGTGGCGATTGCGATCGGTGAATCACTCGAAGGCAGCGTCACCACGATGGTGCAAGCCTTCAGCCGCGCCGCGTCAGGTGTGATCGAGTGGATCAACAAGAATCAGAAGATCGTCAAGATTGCCGCTGCGAGTGCCATCGCCATCTTCACGATCGGCGCGGCATTGTTCGCTCTTGGTTCGTTCGCTGCCGTTGCGTCGTTCGCGGTTGGTGGGCTCGCAACCATTTTCTCATTCATCGGTGGTGCCATCGGCGTCATCGTCTCGGCGGTCGGAATGTTGTTCACACCGCTTGGCCTTGTTGTCGCGGCGGTTGCAGCGCTTGGTGGCTACTTCCTCTACTCCACAGGAATCGCCGGCCAAGCAGTCGAGTATCTGAAAGGTCTATTTGAAACACTCAAAGCCGACACGCTCGCCGCCTTTGGTGCTATCGCCAACGCGCTAGCTGCTGGTGACATCACTGCGGCGACCGATGTGCTGTGGACCTACTTGAAACTCCAATGGGTCAAAGGAACGAGCTACATCAAAGGTATCTGGGCGGACTTCACTCAATATATCTCAGACGTGTGGGCCGACTCCGCCTATGCGATCGGGGATGTTCTCATTGGTGCCTTGTCCGGGCTCGCTGGCGTATGGAACAGCACGCTCGGATTCATGGCAGACGGTTGGACGATCCTCACGTCCGCCGTGCAGAAGGGTTGGAACAACACAATTGGGTTTCTTAAGAAGGGATTCCTAAAACTTCACGAACTCGTTGACATCGCCGGCGACGTATCGGTGCAGATCGGCGGAGTGCTCATCAACGCATTGGCCGGCGTTGAGAACGCTTGGGTTGAAACCGTCGATTATCTTGCCGACACATGGACCGTGTTCGTTGGTCAAGTGAAGTCAATGTGGAACTCGACCGTCGGATTCTTGAAGAAAGCTTGGATCAAGCTCAAAGGCCTGTTCGACGACGACATCAATGTCGACGTCGAAATGGCGAAAATTGACGCTGACACTCGAGCGGCCGATTCTGCCGAGGAACGACAACGCCAGCAGGCGATCATCGAGCGCCAGCGTCGCCGGTCCAAACGCAAGGAGCAGATCGAAGCCAACCGCGTAGAAATGCAAAAGGGCATCGCCGCACAACTCGAAGCGCGACGCAAGGCTCGCGAAGGTCAAGACATCGACGCCGACATGCGGGCGATCGACGATGAGACCGACGCAAAGAACGCGGTTGTCGATCAATCCAAGGAACAACAGCTCCGCGAAAACGATGCGGCGCAGAACAATCGCCAACAAATCATCGACGACACGACCGTCGGGGTGCAACGGACGCTCGATCAAATGCGAGCGGAAGCGAAAGCGGCACGCGAGGCTGGGCGACCAACCCTTGAAGATCGCAACAAGGAACGCGACGATCAAATCGCAACCGCGCAGGCCGAGTTCGATGCTGCGGTGCAACGAGCCAACAACGCGACGGCCCCTTCCGATGCTGAGCCGAAACCCGACGAGGCCGCTCCGCCGGAACCACCAGTCGCTCCGCCCAAGATACCTGAGCCCGGTTCAGTCGACATTCCCAAGGTCGATCTCCCCGGCATCGACGATCCCGAGTTGCAGCCCCCCAACGCGAAAGACCTACGTCTCGACCTGAACCCAAACGCTCAGGCAGCGATGGATCAGTTCGCTGACGGTCCCGAAACTGATCGAACCGAAGTCGCCGGCAATTTTGATGCGAGAGGTTTGGGGCTCGGCAGTGGAGCTTCGACGATTCCGCAACGGGCTCCTGAGCCACTCAAGAAGCTGGAGCCGATTGCCGCTGAGAACGATTTCGTAGAAGTCATCGTTGCGCCGCAGTTGAGGTTGGAGCCTGAACAAGCCGACGATCCGATCGTGAGCGGCGAGCAAGACAACAAGGTCATCGCCGAGAACCCAGTCGATGTCCCGTTCGATCTGCCAGAGCCTATGAATCAGTCCGAGCCGACTGATCTGGAATCCTCACCGACGCTGGACGTTGCCGCGATTACCGAAGCATTCGCTTCCGTTGGACGTTCACTTGCGGCGTTTGACTCTGCGATCACAAACAGCACTTCGCAATTGCAATTACCTGCGACGTCCGGTGGCGAATTTAGCGAGGACATGAAACGTGCAATCATCCAAACCGCTGAGAACACTCGACGCCTTGTTGAGCGTTCGCAGTCGGGAGGATTGGTGTTTAGCTGA
- a CDS encoding metal-sensitive transcriptional regulator, translating to MLSDDEKKKLNNRLRRVIGQVEAVGRMIEDEEYCVDILMQLSAATGALNKVGQIVLEQHIRSCVSEAIKSGSAKDRDEKIEELMTVFRKYGE from the coding sequence ATGCTGTCCGACGACGAGAAGAAGAAGCTCAACAACCGACTTCGACGTGTCATCGGACAAGTCGAAGCGGTTGGTCGTATGATCGAGGATGAGGAATACTGCGTGGATATCCTGATGCAGTTGTCCGCCGCGACGGGAGCACTTAACAAAGTCGGCCAAATCGTCTTGGAGCAGCACATCCGATCCTGCGTCAGCGAGGCGATCAAGAGTGGCAGTGCCAAGGACCGCGACGAGAAGATCGAAGAGTTGATGACGGTCTTTCGGAAGTACGGCGAGTGA